Part of the Parcubacteria group bacterium ADurb.Bin159 genome is shown below.
TCGGTAATTTCAGAAATATTTATATTAAGAATTTGAAAAGAAGCCGCTTCAAGCGGTGAGAAGATAAAGAAAGAAACTAAAAAAAACCCTAAAACAGATTTTTTATTTATTAAAGACATAATTTATTTTTTCAAAAATCATTTTAATTATACAAAATTTTAGGCTTTTGTCAAGAAGGTTGCTTATTTTTTAAAAGCATATATAATAAAAGTATCAATAAAGGTCGCCTATAGAGAATTATATATAAATTAAACTAATTTTATGACAGCAGTAATAATAATATTAGTTGTGGCGCTTCTTGTTGTTTTATTCCTTTTAAAGAAGAGAAAAAAAGCAGAATCTATGCCTAAAAAAGAAGAAGAACCAAAAGAAGAGAATAAAGAAGAAATGTAATATGGCGTTTTTAGCAATAAAATATAAGGGGGCAAGGGCTACTTGTCCCCTTTTTTATTTTTGCTATAATATAAATAATGTGAAAATTAAACATCAAATGCAAACTGATAATGTAAAATACGAAATTGAAGTTAATAACAAGATAAAAGCGCCGATTAAAGAAGAAGAAATCAAAAAAGAGGCGGAAAAAATTTTACAAGAATTATTTCCTTCAATCAAATTTTTATCCCCCCTTTCTATTGCCTTAGTAGATAAAAACACCATTAGGGCGCTTAATAAAAAATATCGGAAATTAAATAAAATTACCAATGTTCTAACCTTTGGCGCTATAGGAGAAGATTTAATGGAAATTGTTATTTGCTGGGACAGAATAAAAAAAGAGGCGGATAGGGCAAAAATCTCCCTTAAAGAATATTTTGAATATGTATTAAGAC
Proteins encoded:
- the ybeY gene encoding Endoribonuclease YbeY, giving the protein MAFLAIKYKGARATCPLFYFCYNINNVKIKHQMQTDNVKYEIEVNNKIKAPIKEEEIKKEAEKILQELFPSIKFLSPLSIALVDKNTIRALNKKYRKLNKITNVLTFGAIGEDLMEIVICWDRIKKEADRAKISLKEYFEYVLRHGIENLKLAVET